A window of Eubacteriaceae bacterium ES3 contains these coding sequences:
- a CDS encoding pseudouridine synthase, whose translation MRLQKYMAACGVASRRKSENLILDGRVKVNGQLVNELGSQIDPFIDKIEVDGRILEKPGLVYLFLNKPKGVVTTVKDTHDRPCVMDLFPQIPGLHPVGRLDMDTEGLLLLTNDGELTFLLTHPKHEFTKTYQGWVEGCPSERALQEFAKGMQIENYQTSPAKIRILASQKGRTLLEMIIHEGKKRQIRKMCQAMGTPIISLKRTAIGKLELGTLKSGESRRLKEEEVNYLKEINKW comes from the coding sequence ATGAGACTGCAAAAATATATGGCAGCCTGCGGTGTTGCTTCGAGAAGAAAGTCTGAAAACCTGATACTTGATGGTCGTGTAAAAGTAAATGGCCAGCTTGTGAACGAGTTGGGCAGTCAGATTGATCCTTTTATCGATAAGATTGAAGTGGACGGTCGCATTTTAGAAAAGCCAGGTCTGGTCTACCTGTTTCTTAACAAGCCTAAAGGGGTTGTAACAACGGTTAAGGATACTCATGACAGACCCTGTGTAATGGATTTGTTTCCCCAAATACCTGGCCTGCATCCGGTGGGACGACTTGATATGGATACAGAGGGGCTGTTGCTCTTAACGAACGATGGTGAGCTGACCTTTTTACTGACCCATCCTAAACATGAGTTTACAAAAACATATCAGGGCTGGGTAGAGGGATGTCCATCGGAACGAGCCTTACAGGAGTTTGCAAAAGGGATGCAAATCGAAAATTATCAGACATCGCCAGCGAAAATTCGGATATTGGCTTCTCAAAAAGGCAGAACCTTACTTGAAATGATTATTCATGAAGGAAAGAAACGGCAGATTCGAAAAATGTGTCAGGCCATGGGGACACCGATAATCAGTCTAAAGAGAACGGCTATCGGAAAACTTGAGCTTGGTACACTAAAAAGCGGTGAGAGTCGAAGGCTCAAAGAAGAAGAAGTGAATTACTTGAAGGAGATAAATAAATGGTAA
- the scpB gene encoding SMC-Scp complex subunit ScpB: MDSDELAGILEGILFGAGDAVSLSSLVKVLEVPAADIRFAMEVLRQDYRSKARGIRLIEVKETFQLSTKPELHQQIQQIMGQEQKNGISRAAMETLAIIAYRQPITRQVIDEIRGVASSKAIQRLLDQQLICESGRLEAPGRPYLYKTTNEFLKAMGFKDLKEMPDYETFSEGQQQIFSFDEANEVKAMPGSDEFVEGETK, translated from the coding sequence ATGGATAGTGATGAACTGGCGGGAATCTTAGAGGGGATATTATTTGGAGCGGGTGATGCAGTTTCATTAAGCAGTCTTGTTAAAGTCCTTGAAGTACCGGCGGCAGATATTCGTTTTGCGATGGAGGTTTTACGACAGGATTATCGCTCAAAAGCCAGAGGAATCCGCCTTATCGAGGTCAAAGAGACTTTTCAGTTGTCAACTAAACCGGAACTGCACCAACAGATTCAACAGATTATGGGTCAGGAACAGAAAAATGGGATTTCCCGGGCCGCCATGGAAACCCTGGCAATTATTGCCTATCGGCAGCCGATAACCAGGCAGGTAATTGATGAAATCCGTGGTGTTGCCTCCAGTAAGGCAATCCAAAGACTTCTTGATCAACAGCTGATTTGTGAAAGTGGACGGCTGGAAGCACCAGGCAGGCCCTATCTTTACAAAACAACTAACGAGTTTTTAAAAGCAATGGGTTTTAAGGATTTAAAGGAGATGCCGGATTATGAGACCTTCTCCGAGGGGCAACAGCAGATATTTAGCTTTGACGAAGCCAATGAAGTCAAAGCTATGCCTGGATCAGATGAGTTTGTTGAGGGAGAAACTAAATGA
- a CDS encoding segregation/condensation protein A: MSVDVNLNGFEGPLDLLIHLIQKNKINICEISISEITGQYLKQMKEWQEMDLEIASEFVLMASRLLEIKAKALLPKTKTEEEPEDLEKKLVRQLMEYKIFKEISAYLKEREEYELMAIYKDPEYLPVKSQPIDLSIDPFALAEALKKVLIKKEAVSDTSIKEQEIAKEIYSIEDKIVEITQVLREAGDKGLSFTDLLRPEICREEVVVILLSLLEMVKFKGIRLFQERLFFDISIHEEAC; encoded by the coding sequence ATGAGTGTTGATGTTAATTTAAATGGATTTGAAGGACCATTAGATCTTCTGATTCATTTGATTCAGAAGAATAAGATCAATATATGTGAAATCTCTATCTCAGAGATTACTGGTCAGTATCTGAAACAGATGAAAGAATGGCAGGAAATGGACCTGGAGATTGCTAGTGAATTTGTTTTAATGGCGTCAAGACTATTGGAAATTAAGGCTAAAGCCCTGCTGCCCAAGACGAAGACCGAAGAAGAACCCGAAGACCTTGAAAAGAAGCTGGTTCGCCAGTTAATGGAATATAAAATATTCAAGGAAATTAGTGCTTACCTGAAAGAACGTGAAGAGTATGAACTAATGGCTATATACAAAGATCCTGAATATCTGCCAGTAAAGAGTCAGCCGATTGATCTGTCGATTGACCCCTTTGCGTTAGCCGAAGCCTTAAAAAAAGTACTGATCAAAAAGGAAGCTGTATCGGATACTTCAATTAAAGAACAGGAAATTGCCAAGGAGATTTACAGTATTGAAGATAAAATTGTGGAAATTACGCAAGTGTTAAGAGAAGCAGGAGACAAAGGATTGAGTTTCACTGACCTGTTGCGTCCGGAAATCTGTCGAGAAGAAGTAGTGGTGATTTTGTTATCGCTATTGGAGATGGTGAAATTCAAGGGTATCAGATTGTTCCAGGAAAGGTTGTTTTTTGATATTTCGATCCATGAGGAGGCGTGTTAA
- a CDS encoding site-2 protease family protein, which produces MFNFSADYFLSLLLSMPGILLAISFHEMAHGFAADAMGDPTPKLAGRLTVNPLKHIDPLGLLSMVLFRFGWAKPVPVNPLNFKDRKKGMIIVALSGILTNLLLGFLGMATYLLVVPLQNDILMTILYYIYIYNIVFAVFNLLPIPPLDGSKVLLVFLPNKALPTFYEFQKYGMFIILGLAITGLLSMIINPVINGIASLYSFMLSPLFMLIWS; this is translated from the coding sequence ATGTTTAATTTTTCAGCAGACTATTTTTTGAGTCTCTTGCTGAGTATGCCGGGAATTCTTCTGGCGATTTCCTTTCATGAGATGGCTCATGGTTTTGCAGCCGATGCAATGGGAGATCCAACTCCTAAACTTGCTGGCAGGTTAACCGTTAATCCATTAAAACACATCGATCCGCTGGGTCTTTTATCGATGGTTTTGTTTCGTTTTGGTTGGGCAAAACCTGTCCCGGTAAATCCACTGAATTTTAAAGATCGCAAAAAGGGGATGATCATTGTCGCCTTATCAGGAATTTTGACCAATCTTTTACTTGGATTTCTGGGTATGGCGACCTATTTACTGGTCGTCCCCCTGCAGAATGATATATTAATGACTATTTTATATTATATTTATATTTACAATATTGTCTTTGCGGTATTTAATCTGTTACCTATTCCTCCTCTAGATGGATCTAAAGTGCTTCTGGTATTTTTGCCTAATAAGGCTTTACCGACCTTTTATGAGTTTCAGAAGTATGGGATGTTTATTATTCTAGGTCTGGCAATTACAGGTTTACTTAGTATGATTATTAATCCTGTAATCAACGGAATAGCTAGTTTATATTCGTTTATGCTTTCACCGCTTTTTATGTTGATTTGGTCTTAA
- a CDS encoding NUDIX hydrolase: MKQFEEITKTESIFRGRILDLSVHDVRLPDGNTAKREVVSHHGAVALLPIVKGSIYFVRQYRIAAGKIMTEIPAGLLEDGEDPYDAAIRECREEIGLRPLELFKLGEFMPTPGYCTEKISLFAATSFVEDPLKEDPDEFLKLLRIPIRTARALFLNGQFTDGKTTAALGYYFTAKSISRKG, translated from the coding sequence GATTTTTAGAGGTCGAATTCTTGATCTCAGCGTGCATGATGTGCGTTTGCCTGACGGGAATACCGCAAAGCGGGAAGTAGTTTCCCACCACGGTGCCGTAGCTTTACTGCCAATAGTCAAAGGTTCCATTTATTTTGTCAGGCAGTATCGGATTGCAGCCGGAAAAATTATGACTGAAATCCCGGCAGGCCTTCTTGAAGATGGAGAAGATCCCTATGATGCAGCAATTCGTGAATGTCGTGAAGAAATTGGCCTTCGTCCACTTGAACTTTTCAAATTAGGTGAATTTATGCCTACCCCAGGCTATTGTACGGAGAAGATCAGCTTATTTGCGGCAACCAGTTTTGTGGAGGATCCCTTAAAAGAAGATCCTGATGAATTTCTAAAACTGCTACGAATTCCAATTAGGACTGCTCGGGCTTTGTTTTTAAATGGCCAGTTTACTGACGGAAAGACAACTGCGGCGCTGGGTTATTATTTTACAGCTAAAAGCATCAGCCGAAAAGGTTAA